A window from Mangifera indica cultivar Alphonso chromosome 2, CATAS_Mindica_2.1, whole genome shotgun sequence encodes these proteins:
- the LOC123209726 gene encoding cyclin-P3-1-like, which yields MVLNGKADESEVNSALELVDSGKGISCPGIPRVVSVVSSVLERAIQKNESLLQASKKKDVVTIFQGSRVPSLSIRQYIERIFKYSSCSPSCFVVAYIYIDRFLQQLNAYLTSVNAHRLLITSIMIAAKFIDDECYNNAYFAKIGGVSTAEMNRLEISFLFTLEFRLHVTAEVFRKFCLLLEKGAAEYENMSPTQSEKGWPNKDEN from the exons ATGGTGCTCAATGGCAAGGCTGATGAATCAGAAGTGAATTCGGCTTTAGAATTGGTTGATTCTGGGAAAGGAATAAGTTGTCCTGGAATTCCTCGCGTTGTATCGGTTGTTTCATCTGTTCTTGAGAGAGCAATTCAGAAGAACGAGAGTTTGCTTCAGGCGTCCAAAAAGAAGGATGTTGTTACCATATTTCAGGGCTCAAGAGTTCCTAGTTTGAGCATCAGACAATATATTGAACGCATATTTAAGTACTCAAGCTGCAGCCCTTCTTGCTTTGTCGTTGCATACATATACATCGATCGATTCCTTCAACAACTCAACGCCTACCTTACAAGCGTCAACGCGCATCGCCTTCTGATTACTAGTATCATGATTGCTGCAAAATTCATAGATGACGA GTGTTACAACAATGCTTATTTCGCCAAGATCGGAGGGGTGAGCACCGCAGAAATGAACAGACTGGAGATAAGTTTCTTGTTTACTCTGGAGTTTAGGCTTCATGTCACTGCAGAGGTCTTCAGGAAGTTCTGTTTACTTCTGGAGAAAGGAGCTGCAGAATACGAGAACATGTCCCCAACCCAGTCGGAAAAAGGATGGCCAAACAAAGATGAGAACTAA